In Microbacterium maritypicum, the following are encoded in one genomic region:
- a CDS encoding DegT/DnrJ/EryC1/StrS family aminotransferase: protein MDSAFIPAAKPLIGDEEVAAVERVLRSGMLAQGPEVAAFEAEFAEQFLQGRTAVAVNSGTSGQLLGLIASGVGAGDEVIVPSFTFAAVANSVVLAGATPVFVDIEPVHFTLDPARVHEAITPRTKGIMPVHLYGHPFLVDEIEAVAAEHGLAIYEDAAQAHGAAWRGRPAGTIGAFGMFSLYPTKNMTAIEGGIVACADEDMARTMRLLRNQGMETQYANEIVGYNNRMSEVHAAVGRVQLRKVGEWTRQRQRNAALLDEALAGIDGLTIPRVADGAEHVYHQYTVRIAGGERDRVRDALRDEHAVGAGVYYPIPNHRLPSLQRYAPGEDLPETERAAQEVLSIPVHPSLTREDLDRVVSGLEVVMSAGG, encoded by the coding sequence ATGGACAGCGCATTCATCCCCGCAGCCAAACCGCTCATCGGCGACGAGGAAGTGGCGGCCGTCGAGCGCGTGCTGCGCAGCGGGATGCTCGCGCAGGGCCCGGAGGTCGCCGCGTTCGAGGCGGAGTTCGCCGAGCAGTTCCTGCAGGGTCGCACGGCGGTCGCGGTCAACTCGGGCACGAGCGGGCAGCTGCTGGGCCTGATCGCTTCGGGGGTGGGAGCGGGCGACGAGGTGATCGTGCCCTCATTCACGTTCGCTGCGGTGGCGAACTCCGTCGTCCTCGCGGGCGCGACCCCGGTCTTCGTCGATATCGAGCCGGTGCACTTCACCCTCGATCCGGCACGGGTGCACGAGGCGATCACTCCGCGGACGAAGGGCATCATGCCGGTGCATCTGTACGGGCATCCCTTCCTCGTCGACGAGATCGAAGCGGTGGCGGCCGAGCACGGCCTGGCGATCTACGAGGATGCGGCGCAGGCGCACGGGGCTGCCTGGCGCGGTCGTCCGGCCGGCACCATCGGCGCGTTCGGGATGTTCAGCCTGTATCCGACCAAGAACATGACGGCCATCGAAGGCGGCATCGTCGCGTGTGCCGACGAGGACATGGCTCGCACCATGCGGCTGCTGCGAAACCAGGGGATGGAGACGCAGTACGCGAACGAGATCGTCGGGTACAACAACCGCATGAGCGAGGTGCACGCCGCGGTGGGTCGCGTGCAGCTGCGGAAGGTGGGGGAGTGGACCCGGCAGCGTCAGCGGAATGCGGCGCTGTTGGATGAGGCGCTCGCCGGCATCGACGGGCTCACGATTCCGCGGGTCGCCGACGGCGCCGAGCACGTGTATCACCAGTACACGGTGCGCATCGCCGGGGGCGAGCGCGACCGGGTGCGGGACGCCCTGCGCGATGAACACGCTGTCGGAGCGGGCGTCTACTACCCGATCCCCAACCACCGGCTGCCCTCGCTGCAGCGGTACGCCCCCGGGGAAGACCTGCCCGAGACCGAGCGGGCGGCGCAGGAGGTGCTCTCGATCCCGGTGCACCCGTCGCTCACGCGCGAGGACCTCGACCGGGTCGTCAGCGGTCTCGAGGTCGTGATGTCGGCCGGCGGCTGA
- a CDS encoding pyridoxal phosphate-dependent aminotransferase, whose amino-acid sequence MAGAEYRIGRSSRLEGVLYDLRGPVAARAAELERSGESILRLDIGNPAPFGFEAPAAIVEALRSALPHAHGYSESAGLPETREAIAAHYAHRRGFPALSIDDITVGNGVSELVGLTLQALLEPGDEVLIPSPDYPLWTASTVLSGGQPVHYPCVESEGWMPDLAAMESLIGPHTAAIVLINPNNPTGAVYGREVLEQIAELARRHGLLLLSDEIYDRVVYPGFEHLSTAQVAPDVPCVTFAGLSKTHRVAGYRAAWMTVTGFHADDQFLSGVRLLASMRMCASVPAQHAITAALTQDDSLDALVASDGRLTRQRDAALDALDAIPGIRTQAAGGGLYLFPRLDPELHRIDDDERLVLDLLDAERILLVHGRAFHLRTPDHVRIAFLPQTDVLADALRRFGSFLSGYSPPAS is encoded by the coding sequence ATGGCGGGCGCCGAGTACCGGATCGGGCGTTCCTCCCGGCTGGAGGGCGTGCTGTACGACCTCCGCGGCCCCGTCGCGGCACGCGCAGCCGAACTCGAGCGCAGTGGTGAGTCCATCCTGCGGCTCGACATCGGCAACCCGGCCCCCTTCGGGTTCGAGGCTCCGGCGGCCATCGTCGAGGCACTGCGCTCCGCGCTCCCGCACGCGCACGGCTACTCGGAATCGGCGGGTCTGCCCGAGACCCGCGAGGCCATCGCCGCGCACTACGCCCACCGCCGCGGTTTCCCCGCTCTCTCGATCGACGACATCACGGTCGGCAACGGCGTCTCCGAGCTCGTCGGACTCACTCTGCAGGCCTTGCTGGAGCCGGGCGACGAGGTGCTGATCCCGAGCCCGGACTATCCGCTGTGGACCGCATCGACCGTGCTCTCCGGAGGGCAGCCGGTGCACTACCCCTGTGTCGAGTCCGAAGGCTGGATGCCCGACCTCGCAGCGATGGAGTCGCTGATCGGCCCGCACACCGCAGCGATCGTCCTCATCAACCCGAACAACCCGACGGGGGCGGTGTACGGGCGCGAGGTGCTCGAGCAGATCGCCGAGCTCGCGCGACGACACGGGCTGCTGCTGCTCTCCGATGAGATCTACGACCGGGTCGTCTATCCCGGATTCGAGCACCTCTCCACCGCGCAGGTCGCGCCGGATGTGCCCTGCGTCACGTTCGCCGGGCTGTCGAAGACCCATCGCGTCGCGGGCTACCGCGCCGCCTGGATGACGGTCACCGGGTTCCATGCCGATGACCAGTTCCTCTCCGGCGTGCGCCTGCTGGCGTCCATGCGGATGTGCGCATCGGTTCCCGCGCAGCACGCGATCACGGCCGCGCTGACGCAGGATGACTCGCTCGACGCGCTGGTCGCATCCGATGGCCGGCTCACGCGGCAACGGGATGCGGCGCTCGACGCGCTCGACGCGATTCCGGGTATCCGCACCCAGGCCGCGGGTGGGGGGCTGTATCTCTTCCCGCGCCTCGATCCGGAGCTGCACCGCATCGACGACGACGAACGGCTGGTCCTCGACCTCCTCGACGCGGAGCGTATCCTCCTCGTGCACGGGAGGGCGTTCCACCTGCGTACCCCCGATCACGTCCGGATCGCCTTCCTCCCCCAGACCGACGTGCTCGCCGACGCGCTCCGACGCTTCGGCTCCTTTCTGAGCGGATACTCGCCGCCAGCATCCTGA
- a CDS encoding AraC family transcriptional regulator: MPSVDRLTPLLERFRVRTRLFHSGPLCGTTVFPASGGHGYLHVLRRGEMEVTHRRPDGSTERELITRPSLLFFPRPLDHTFLNAPTDESDFACATLDFDGGATHPLVRTLPSTIVLPLDEVAALAPALDLLFSEVDNVRCGRPLVADRMFEVVLIQLLRWMLDNSGRLDLPPGLLPGLADERLAPALVAMHEAPGDPWNLESLARRSNMSRSAFAARFKDVLGRSPGDHLTEWRLTVAQEQLRAGMSVSTVAAELGYASASAFSRVFAQRIGHSPRAWLALAA, from the coding sequence ATGCCCTCTGTCGACCGCCTCACTCCGCTGCTCGAGCGCTTCCGCGTGCGCACGCGCCTGTTCCACTCCGGCCCCCTGTGCGGCACGACGGTCTTCCCGGCGAGCGGCGGCCACGGCTACCTGCATGTGCTGCGACGCGGCGAGATGGAGGTGACCCACCGTCGCCCCGACGGCAGCACCGAGCGCGAGCTCATCACGCGGCCGAGCCTGCTGTTCTTCCCGCGTCCGCTCGACCACACCTTCCTCAACGCGCCGACCGACGAGTCGGACTTCGCGTGCGCGACGTTGGACTTCGACGGCGGGGCCACACATCCGCTCGTGCGCACGCTTCCTTCGACGATCGTGCTGCCCCTCGATGAGGTCGCCGCGCTCGCCCCGGCGCTCGACCTGCTGTTCTCCGAGGTCGACAACGTCCGCTGCGGACGCCCGCTCGTCGCCGACCGCATGTTCGAAGTGGTCCTGATCCAGCTGCTGCGGTGGATGCTCGACAACAGCGGGCGCCTCGATCTCCCGCCGGGCCTGCTTCCCGGGCTCGCGGACGAACGGCTCGCCCCGGCACTCGTCGCGATGCACGAGGCGCCCGGCGATCCCTGGAATCTGGAGTCGCTGGCGCGCCGGTCGAACATGTCGCGGAGTGCGTTCGCCGCGCGGTTCAAGGACGTCCTCGGACGATCGCCCGGGGACCACCTCACCGAGTGGCGTCTCACCGTCGCACAGGAGCAGCTGCGCGCCGGGATGTCGGTGAGCACCGTCGCCGCGGAGCTCGGCTACGCCAGCGCCTCGGCGTTCTCTCGGGTGTTCGCCCAGCGCATCGGCCATTCGCCGAGAGCGTGGCTCGCCCTGGCCGCCTGA
- a CDS encoding carboxymuconolactone decarboxylase family protein, producing the protein MPNVSLIERESATGPVKEQLDQIAGAFGTVPAMFRAVANSPAALTSMWSAFGAYGGGTLGAALSEQIAVAVADRNSCNYCLAAHTALGKKAGLTRETLAAAQVGESDDPRTAALLAFALKLVDARGQVSSADVDAVRAQGWNDEQIVETIGQVALNLFTNYVNIALDVPVDFPSVALRRAS; encoded by the coding sequence ATGCCCAACGTCTCTCTCATCGAACGCGAATCGGCCACCGGACCCGTCAAGGAGCAGCTCGACCAGATCGCCGGCGCCTTCGGGACCGTGCCGGCGATGTTCCGCGCCGTCGCGAACTCCCCGGCTGCCCTCACGAGCATGTGGAGCGCATTCGGCGCGTACGGCGGCGGCACCCTCGGTGCTGCGCTCAGTGAGCAGATCGCCGTGGCGGTCGCCGATCGCAACTCGTGCAACTACTGCCTCGCGGCGCACACCGCACTCGGCAAGAAGGCCGGTCTGACGCGCGAGACGCTCGCCGCAGCACAGGTCGGCGAGTCCGACGATCCGCGCACGGCCGCCCTGCTGGCATTCGCGCTGAAGCTCGTCGACGCCCGCGGACAGGTGTCCTCGGCCGATGTCGACGCGGTCCGCGCGCAGGGGTGGAACGACGAGCAGATCGTCGAGACCATCGGCCAGGTGGCGCTGAACCTGTTCACGAACTACGTGAACATCGCGCTCGATGTGCCGGTGGACTTCCCGAGCGTGGCA